In the genome of Geotrypetes seraphini chromosome 16, aGeoSer1.1, whole genome shotgun sequence, one region contains:
- the TMEM52B gene encoding transmembrane protein 52B isoform X1, with product MVLHRVCKRMRSTNPICIPALIFLSLFPQVRCGNDCENIQHCSKSDWVNLWYIWLIVAIGVLLLLCGITCACVKCCCLRQHLAEAEAGTRAYEVTVIAFDHDSTIQSTISSLQSVFGQAARRILAVAHSHNSSQLSPVVSMPTGLETPPCYEEALRMSRFTVARSTAKTQELATVLEEKMETPAKDPVQEDSKKF from the exons ATGGTACTACATAGAGTCTGCAAAAGAATGAGAAGCACAAACCCCATCTGTATTCCCGCCTTGATTTTTCTTTCGCTG TTCCCCCAGGTGAGGTGTGGTAATGACTGTGAGAACATCCAGCA CTGCTCCAAATCCGACTGGGTTAACCTTTGGTATATATG GCTGATAGTGGCGATTGGGGTTCTCCTGCTACTGTGTGGCATCACCTGTGCTTGCGTGAAATGCTGCTGCCTGCGTCAGCATCTGGCCGAAGCAGAGGCAGGAACAAGGGCCTATGAAGTGACAGTTATTGCCTTTGACCATGACAGCACCATCCAGAGCACTATTAGCT CACTTCAATCTGTGTTTGGCCAAGCTGCCCGGAGGATCTTGGCTGTGGCTCATTCCCACAATTCTTCTCAGCTGTCTCCAGTTGTCTCCATGCCCACTGGCTTGGAGACCCCTCCCTGCTATGAAGAAGCCCTTCGAATGAGCAGGTTCACTGTGGCTCGGAGTACCGCTAAAACCCAGGAGTTGGCGACTGTCCTCGAGGAGAAAATGGAGACACCTGCTAAAGATCCAGTGCAAGAAGATAGCAAGAAGTTCTAA
- the TMEM52B gene encoding transmembrane protein 52B isoform X2, producing MFPQVRCGNDCENIQHCSKSDWVNLWYIWLIVAIGVLLLLCGITCACVKCCCLRQHLAEAEAGTRAYEVTVIAFDHDSTIQSTISSLQSVFGQAARRILAVAHSHNSSQLSPVVSMPTGLETPPCYEEALRMSRFTVARSTAKTQELATVLEEKMETPAKDPVQEDSKKF from the exons ATG TTCCCCCAGGTGAGGTGTGGTAATGACTGTGAGAACATCCAGCA CTGCTCCAAATCCGACTGGGTTAACCTTTGGTATATATG GCTGATAGTGGCGATTGGGGTTCTCCTGCTACTGTGTGGCATCACCTGTGCTTGCGTGAAATGCTGCTGCCTGCGTCAGCATCTGGCCGAAGCAGAGGCAGGAACAAGGGCCTATGAAGTGACAGTTATTGCCTTTGACCATGACAGCACCATCCAGAGCACTATTAGCT CACTTCAATCTGTGTTTGGCCAAGCTGCCCGGAGGATCTTGGCTGTGGCTCATTCCCACAATTCTTCTCAGCTGTCTCCAGTTGTCTCCATGCCCACTGGCTTGGAGACCCCTCCCTGCTATGAAGAAGCCCTTCGAATGAGCAGGTTCACTGTGGCTCGGAGTACCGCTAAAACCCAGGAGTTGGCGACTGTCCTCGAGGAGAAAATGGAGACACCTGCTAAAGATCCAGTGCAAGAAGATAGCAAGAAGTTCTAA